The sequence TAAAGAAGGACTGGACGTCTGCTGTCATTGATACTGTTCTGGTCTTACTGGATTTTGTGTCCAGCAAAGTTATCAAACCATGGTCAAGGTCAACATCTTTCCAGGTCAATGAAAATACTTCTCCGGCTCTCAATCCACAGTGAAGGGACAGCAATGCGATTTCATAGGTCTCATTGCTTTTTTTTTGAAGATTCTCCAACAGGTGGTGGGCTTCATCATGGGACAGGAACCTGACCCGCTTGTTATCGAATTTGGGCTTTTTTACCTTGGTCGTGGGTATGTCCCCCTGAAAATAATCTAACCGTTCTGCATGACGGAATACCTGCCCCAGGGTGGTTAAGGTGTACTCCACAGACCTTGGGGCACGGCCAGCGTCCAGCATGGTCTTTTTCAGGCGCTCAAGATCAAAGGTGGAGATATCCTTCATTGGTTTGTCACCCATAATGGGTTTTATCCAGATCCGGAAAAGTTGTTCTTCGGTTATGGCTGTCTTAGCTTTCTTCTCCTGGGATATGGCCGGATAATAGATTTCATCAAAATAGGTGGATAGGGACATGTTGTCTTTTTCTGCTTGTTCTTGTCTGGCCTGTTCCTGCTGCTTTTCGGCTTCAACTTTGGCCCGTGCTTCTGATAAACGACTTTCACCTTCTCCCGTGGTGGCCGCCGATTTGAGTTCCGCCAGTTTAAGCGCAACCTTTGAAGGGGTCCAGCCTTCACTTGCCCAACCCACGCCTTCTTCTTTTCGTTTGCCGTCCTTCTGGTAACGTATGGCAAAATACTGATTTGGTTTTATGCCATGCTTCCGGGTTTTGTGTTCCCGGTATCTGACCCCAGGGTAATTTGTGCTATTCCATTTTGTCCCCATCTGTCCCCACTTTGTTTATGGTTCCCGCCGAAGACTGCTTTAATTAGTTGGTCAAGCTGTCCCCACATAGTCCCCACTTTTTGTGTGATGCAAGGTGTTTTTATGTGGAATTAACTGAAAGTAGAATAGCGATATATTACGTTATTGTCAAATAATTTCAGTGGTTTTATGGTGTTGTGTGAAAATATGTGAAGGTTGTAAAAACTGACTATTAATCAGTATGTCCAAGGTTCGACCCCTTGATGGCCCACCACCTACAGTAACAAAGCTTTCAGCGTTTTCGTTGAAAGCTTTTTTGCGTTTTAAAGGCTTTTGATGTAAAATCACAAACATCAACAATCTGTCACCAAGGGAGTTTGTCATGAACAAAATATCATATGTATTCAAAGATGACGGAACATATCCAAATAATATTCTTCCCTTGGTTTTGTTGAAACAGGCGTAAGGTGCATTCAATCGACTGGGCCTATCTCCCCCTTCACCATTGAGAACGTATTCCATAAAAACAACTGGGTGAATTCCTGGCGTAACGGTCTTTTTGATTTTCACCATTATCACAGCACTGCTCATGAAGCACTGGGAATTTATTGTGGATGGGTGACGGCGCAGCTTGGCGGCCCAGACGGTAAAATTGTCACCGTTGAAGCTGGTGATGTTGTTGTCATACCTGCTGGTGTTGTACATAAGAATATTGATCAGTCCCCGGACTTCAACGTGGTTGGTGCATATCCCATCGGCCAGGTTCCGGACATGAAATACGGCACGCCCGGAGAACGGCCTCATGCAGACCGGAATATCCAAAAGATTGACCTGCCTGAGTATGATCCTGTTTACGGGGAAACCGGTCCGTTGATGGAACTTTGGAGGTGACCAAATGATGGCAGTAAAAATTTCCTATGAGCAACTGAGCCGCGAGGCACTGCACGGCGTTATTGAGGAATTTGTAACCAGGGATGGCACGGATTATGGTGAGGTGGAGATTGCCCTGGAAACAAAAATTGACCAAGTGCTGGCCCAGATCAAATCCGGCAAGGCTGTTATCGTTTTTGACCAAGAAACTGAATCCTGCACTGTTTTGAGACGTGATGATCCTTTGGTCAAGGCTCTGGATCGGTGAGTTTTAGGTAGGTGGAAACGGCCCGTGTTGATTCTTTTTTGGGGCTAACATCACTTTCAGGTACCGTGCCAGTGTAAGTGTGGGTCGGCTACCGATCAAAGGCCTTGACGCCCTGAGCGTAAAGATCTCTTATTTCATCAATAATTTCGTTGGCCACTGCCTGCGCTTGGTTCTTGGTCGGGTTGAGGTTTTGCCTGAACTGCAGCGGACGACCGTAAAGAACGGTCACACGAGGGAAGCGACGCCAGCCCCCATTCCGCATGTGGACGGTACCGATGATCGCTACCGGTACGACCGGCTTACCGCTCTTGAGGGCAAGGTAGCCAATGCCGATTTTGGCCGGCTTGATCCGGCCGCTACGTGAGCGGCCGCCCTCGGCGTATATCGTGACCAGCTGAGCCTCCTCTAAATGCTTGAGGCAGGTTTTCTCGTACATCAGATCATGTTGGCCCCGGAAAACCGGCACGCAGCCACCCTTGAGGATGAGCTGTCCGAGCGGCCATTTGAACAGCTGCGACTTGGCCACGAAGCGGACCATGCGCCTCAGCAGAGCTATTAAGAAGAAGTGGTCGAGGTTCGACATGTGGTTGGGAGCCAAGATCGCACCATCCGTGGGCGGTACGTTGTATTGACCGTATGCCCGCAAGCGAAAGGCCTTCACTAAAATAGGAATCATCACAATTCGACACAGCCGGTAAGGCCAACCCGGTGAATGAGTCCGGGCATACTCATGAAGCCGGATGCCTATACTCTTGTCGCGCGAGTCTTTGTAAACTTGGTCTTTCACCGCAAGCCTTTCAGGACGATTTGAGATATCAAAACTACAACTACACCAGTAGACGTAAAGTATAGCAATCTTTGAAGCCCTCACAAAGCTAAATAAAAGATTTTACGTTCCAAGAGACGGATCGCCAGACACCATGAAATCAGCGCAAATACAACTAAAAAGGCCTATTGACTATAGACTTGATGTAACGCTCTACAGCAACTCGGAATGATTTTTGTGCCCGGACCACTTGGGTAAATCATCATGCGGCTCGATTACCCTTGTACCATAGAAAAGATGGCAGGTCGGTTTGAATGACTCGGGCACATTGGCGGGATGCCCGAAATCAAACAATGATGGAAAAGCGAGCCACATCCTGCGTCCCTCGTCGG comes from uncultured Desulfobacter sp. and encodes:
- a CDS encoding lysophospholipid acyltransferase family protein — protein: MIPILVKAFRLRAYGQYNVPPTDGAILAPNHMSNLDHFFLIALLRRMVRFVAKSQLFKWPLGQLILKGGCVPVFRGQHDLMYEKTCLKHLEEAQLVTIYAEGGRSRSGRIKPAKIGIGYLALKSGKPVVPVAIIGTVHMRNGGWRRFPRVTVLYGRPLQFRQNLNPTKNQAQAVANEIIDEIRDLYAQGVKAFDR
- a CDS encoding site-specific integrase, with the translated sequence MGTKWNSTNYPGVRYREHKTRKHGIKPNQYFAIRYQKDGKRKEEGVGWASEGWTPSKVALKLAELKSAATTGEGESRLSEARAKVEAEKQQEQARQEQAEKDNMSLSTYFDEIYYPAISQEKKAKTAITEEQLFRIWIKPIMGDKPMKDISTFDLERLKKTMLDAGRAPRSVEYTLTTLGQVFRHAERLDYFQGDIPTTKVKKPKFDNKRVRFLSHDEAHHLLENLQKKSNETYEIALLSLHCGLRAGEVFSLTWKDVDLDHGLITLLDTKSSKTRTVSMTADVQSFFMAKKTGGKQDLVFPDKKHGGIRKQISKTFPRTVTEAGLNDGIEDRRQRVTFHTLRHTFASWLVMNGISLYDVKELLGHATLTMTERYAHLAPDRNKKAAATMEKVFQKNDESDEQDRTKAYEELESGQAIDLKEAMNEW
- a CDS encoding YheU family protein, whose translation is MMAVKISYEQLSREALHGVIEEFVTRDGTDYGEVEIALETKIDQVLAQIKSGKAVIVFDQETESCTVLRRDDPLVKALDR